The genomic region TGGACGGCTATATGGAgttataaatgcaaacaaaaacataaatttGTACAGCATAAAGTTGTCTGGTCAACTGGTATGGTGTTCAATCACACacatattaaacacaaataaatgacgAAATCAATCAAACCATCAGCTACAAATCGTGTTTTCTGCTATATGCACAGAAAGAAATCaactgttaatttttttttccacgtTTTGGAGGGTTGCAGCAATTAGTTGACAAAGTCCTCAAATATGGAAAACATTGATGCATGTCCAATTAAAAACAACCAACCTATGACACTTGTGTTCATAAGATAAACAGCAGTAAGCAAATATTTGAACACACATGCTCGAATGATatgttttgtcagttttgtgaatgaaaataaattaacttcTTTGAAAGAAAACAGTTAAATATTCTTCCTCAAATTTTTCAGCAAATcctatttattttctgattttaatctactgggaaaaaaaaaaatatataaaatggtaattttaatgtaagtcagtgaaaCCACACTTTTTCAAAAACAGgtatggtcaaaaactgaaaaatggaaatacaaggttttgttccaaaagcagcGAAATGCAGATATTTGAGTAGCAAAAATGGTCAGAACAACTATTCCTACCTAGAACGTTGAGTGGGTGCTCCTTGTGATAGTTCTCCAGCAGGCAGCTGAGCGCGTAGCTCAGATCCATGCTGCACTGAGTGATCTGAGCTGGCGTGGCCCCTACGGGATACATCTGTTTGGGGATCTGTGAGAAACGGAGCTCAGTCCCTTCCCTCTGTTTCATCCGGGGGAGCCTGTCCAGCCCCTCTTTCATGGTCTGGCACTGTGTGTCATTGCGTGGCAGGTTCTGCTCTACCCTGTCTTTAGTGTGCGTCAGCTGGAGCTCAGGAACGACGTCGCTGAAGGCACATACTCGCCCACTAAGCGGCTGTAGGGCAGCGGCCACCTCCTGGTTAAGTTTATCCGTCAGGGACACCCACTTCCTCAGCGTTTCGTAAGGGTAAGGTCCCAAGTACGAGTCCAGTTCACAAAGCCCTGCTTTCACTCGAGAAACCTCTTCAAGATTTTCAGAGGCAGAAAAGTCCAGATCCTCCTCTTTTATGTCCCAGTGGGCCAGAATTAGCTCCCGGGGCTTCAGGGAGAGGAAGAGGCCTTTTCTGGGGCCGATCTCCCCACCACTGCTTCTACTGCTTACAGAGCTGTAATACAGAAAGTGAATCCCCGGGGgaatcattttgaccccacggaaACGTGGTCCAACCTGCCAGCTCTTGTAGTCGATGCCCAGCTCAGTTCCTTCAGGCACGCCAAGCAGAACCAAGGTCGCCCCTTCTTCAAATAATCCTAAAGCCACCTCAGGGTCCATGTCTGCTCCTGCCATGTCTGATGAAACGGAACAGATTTTAGCACAGTTTCTCCCACCTATAATGCATCAGTCTGGCATAGCTCCACCCAGCCTAATCTAGATCACCGTTACCAGATATTCAGTGGTTTTTGAGGGGGAATTTGAAAAATCTGCATTATACAATCAATGCATTGTGACATTCAGAGAAGtgtttgatgagaaatgcttAAATCAGAATTGCTCACACTGACGGTGATCAGAACAAGACGTCAGAGTGGttaattttactttaaaagcttcctcacagaaagttattacgtgAAATAGttacatacattacattacatttctgCATGAACAGCTGCTTCTACTTTTTGGCTACACACCAACAAGAGCTTTATCTTACATGTGTCACGTCACGTAAATTACACAGAGCCACTGAGGTGAACAGcgtgattatttttaataagaaatGGACTGAATATATTATAGAaatggccacaccttattaaagATTAAGAAGGCTTAATGGCTGtatagaaatacaaaaaaatgtcatttattttggatTTTCTGGAAGCAGTAAAGTCTAAAGACACCAAAGGCTAACGCACAACTAAATGAACCTGTGCAGAATCTTCCTGCAGCACTGCGTCTTTATACGAGACTAAAAACAGGACTGAGTATGAAATGCCTTTAAAGGTTTTATCGTACACTTGTAATCTACATTTTGTGGCTAGAGTGAAACTCAGAAACTTAACCCAAGTTATCCCAGAGAAGCAGGAATGTTAGTTACCACCAAGCTAAAACCGGCTAACAAGCCCAGAAATAGATCCTTAACAAGCCTATTTATTCACAGCCGTGGTCCCAAAGTGTAGAATTAAAAGTCGGAACAGTAAGAACATTACTGAATACAATTAAATAACTTtagctttgtttttaaaaagcaaagaaaacacacagaacCTGCCCAAAAGAGAGAGACGCCGTTTTCACAACGTGAAGTTCATTAATAACGTCTAACAGTCAACTTCCAGTTCAAAAGACGGACACCTATCAAAATAAGAGCCATAGATCGCAGATACACTAAGGGTCAGTATTGGGTTTATGTATAAATTCTGGTTTCGGACAAAATGCAAAGCCAAAGTTGTTTTACCTtaaataaaatctcattttgtCTAGGCTTTGGCCCAAGATGGCTCAGTATTTCCTTAAAAAAATCTGTAGGTTCTGGAGTCATTTCTTGCTCTAACACACTCAATTAAATGTTTGGGACAATGCTGATGAGtaactaattatttatttattctaaatcaacattttctttttttaatgcctTAGTTGTTCTGGTGACATcctatgtaaataaaaataatgcaagacaacgacttaataaggcatgggaaagagatcctaatgcatgccCATGACTTAGTAAAACATTGGAAttagataattaagccttgaccatAGGTTTATCTCGTCTCCACGCCTTGCCAAGTTGTGGACACGCATTAGGACGTCGTTAAAGGTCctaatgtgtggcgcattatttTCTTTCATATATGATGTCAGGAGCAGGGCTCCGGGCAGTTGTCAAGGATGCTAAGAGCTTTCTCCtgatctgcacattttagtgttttacttACTCCAAAACAAATGACTCAACTCAACAGAGCATTTTAAAACCCTTCGGgagatttaattaaattaaactgaaaggTCAAGTTTattgagacttttattttgtaaagccTGACTGCGACTGACTTGCTACTTGCTTAGGCTTCTCAGGACTAACAGGTGATATAATTCTGCACACTAAATATATTAGTTTAATAATCAGAGGT from Pygocentrus nattereri isolate fPygNat1 chromosome 9, fPygNat1.pri, whole genome shotgun sequence harbors:
- the aar2 gene encoding LOW QUALITY PROTEIN: protein AAR2 homolog (The sequence of the model RefSeq protein was modified relative to this genomic sequence to represent the inferred CDS: deleted 2 bases in 1 codon), with protein sequence MAGADMDPEVALGLFEEGATLVLLGVPEGTELGIDYKSWQVGPRFRGVKMIPPGIHFLYYSSVSSRSSGGEIGPRKGLFLSLKPRELILAHWDIKEEDLDFSASENLEEVSRVKAGLCELDSYLGPYPYETLRKWVSLTDKLNQEVAAALQPLSGRVCAFSDVVPELQLTHTKDRVEQNLPRNDTQCQTMKEGLDRLPRMKQREGTELRFSQIPKQMYPVGATPAQITQCSMDLSYALSCLLENYHKEHPLNVLGELQFAFVCFLIGNVYEAFEHWKSLLALLCKSEEAMKERKDLYLGLITVLYHQLGEIPPDFFVDIVSQNNFLTSTLQDFFQFAGGPGVDSIFRKRAEKFKAHLTKKFRWDFDADLDDCAPVVVELPEGVTLD